In a genomic window of Amycolatopsis japonica:
- a CDS encoding carboxylesterase/lipase family protein produces the protein MSEQPKVRTTEGVVQGRRRQGHAVFRGIPYAQPPVGALRFAAPAPPHRWEGTRQAVEFGPVAPLSLPIDVPPQGGDWLTLNVGTPDPGAAGLPVLVWIPVGGYLSAASSDPMYDPAALAEAGVVVVTINCRVGAEGFAFLDDVPPNRGFLDQIAALEWVQHNIAAFGGDPGRVTVGGVSAGAGSVAALLTMKSARGLFRRAIAHSVPGLYSTPALARQVTAAFADRLGATAPTAEALRDIDPWRLAAELTSFNAGLHAHRESWGRLTEAGTALCPVVDGEVLPETPWPALTGARASGTELLVGHTRDEFRYFSVVSGRYGTFTEEDAHAALKLHAPQPDGARAYRAAFPQAGPEELVETVYSDALFRMPSQKLAEANTAAGGTSHLFELCWTAPALGGILGACHSLDVPLAFGTLNSPVGTQLIGEEPTPDAIALSRELREAWVRFVTTGDAGWPAHRPGEHLTRVLDTESKTLPYPEHASRQIWEGHSPAPFDLP, from the coding sequence ATGTCCGAACAGCCGAAGGTACGGACCACGGAAGGCGTGGTGCAGGGGCGCCGCCGGCAGGGCCACGCGGTGTTCCGCGGCATCCCCTACGCCCAGCCCCCCGTCGGAGCGCTCCGCTTCGCCGCGCCCGCGCCGCCGCACCGCTGGGAGGGGACGAGGCAGGCGGTCGAGTTCGGCCCCGTGGCGCCGCTGTCCCTGCCGATCGACGTGCCCCCGCAGGGCGGCGACTGGCTGACGCTCAACGTCGGCACTCCGGATCCCGGCGCGGCGGGACTGCCAGTGCTGGTGTGGATCCCCGTGGGCGGCTACCTCTCGGCGGCGTCGAGCGACCCGATGTACGACCCGGCGGCGCTGGCCGAGGCCGGAGTCGTCGTGGTGACCATCAACTGCCGCGTGGGCGCGGAGGGATTCGCCTTCCTCGACGACGTGCCGCCCAACCGCGGATTCCTCGACCAGATCGCGGCGCTGGAGTGGGTGCAGCACAACATCGCCGCCTTCGGAGGCGACCCCGGCCGGGTCACCGTGGGCGGGGTGTCCGCCGGGGCGGGCTCGGTCGCCGCCCTGCTGACGATGAAGTCCGCACGCGGCCTGTTCCGGCGGGCCATCGCCCATTCCGTGCCGGGGCTGTACAGCACCCCCGCGCTGGCGCGGCAGGTCACCGCCGCGTTCGCGGACCGGCTCGGCGCGACGGCCCCCACCGCCGAGGCCCTGCGCGACATCGACCCATGGCGCCTGGCCGCCGAGCTCACGTCCTTCAACGCCGGCCTCCACGCGCACCGGGAGAGCTGGGGACGCCTCACGGAGGCCGGCACCGCGCTGTGCCCCGTCGTCGACGGCGAGGTCCTCCCGGAAACGCCTTGGCCCGCGCTGACCGGCGCGCGAGCGAGCGGGACCGAACTGCTCGTCGGCCACACCCGGGACGAGTTCCGGTACTTCAGCGTCGTCAGCGGACGGTACGGCACGTTCACCGAGGAGGACGCCCACGCGGCCCTGAAACTGCACGCCCCGCAGCCGGACGGCGCGCGAGCCTACCGCGCCGCGTTCCCGCAAGCAGGCCCGGAGGAACTGGTGGAGACCGTGTACTCCGACGCCCTCTTCCGCATGCCGTCACAGAAGCTGGCCGAGGCGAACACCGCAGCCGGCGGCACCTCCCACCTGTTCGAACTGTGCTGGACCGCCCCGGCCCTCGGCGGAATCCTGGGCGCCTGCCACAGCCTCGACGTGCCACTGGCGTTCGGCACGCTGAACAGCCCCGTCGGCACCCAGCTCATCGGCGAGGAACCCACTCCCGACGCCATCGCGCTCTCCCGCGAACTCCGGGAGGCATGGGTCCGCTTCGTTACCACCGGCGACGCGGGCTGGCCCGCCCACCGGCCCGGCGAGCACCTCACCCGCGTCCTGGACACCGAGTCGAAGACCCTGCCCTACCCCGAACACGCATCCCGCCAGATCTGGGAAGGCCACTCCCCTGCCCCCTTCGATCTCCCGTAG
- a CDS encoding VC0807 family protein, producing MTARGKNPTLSLLLWDVALPLAAYYGLRLAGQSERISLLAGAGLAAIRIAWVAVRDRSFDGFAALLAGVLGVGLVLSLVTGDTKFLLLKESFATATAAIVLLLSCFGRTPMVLVAVRAGSNAAKRAEIDRLSEEVPAFRRAFTRMSAVWGVALLLEAALRVPLVYTLSADVMNALSVILLLAVIGGLSLWSVRYAGKIQEKHAATG from the coding sequence GTGACCGCGCGCGGCAAGAATCCCACGCTGTCGTTGCTGCTCTGGGACGTGGCGCTCCCGCTGGCCGCGTACTACGGGCTCCGGCTCGCCGGACAGAGTGAGCGGATTTCGCTGCTCGCCGGGGCGGGGCTGGCGGCGATACGGATCGCGTGGGTCGCCGTTCGCGATCGGTCGTTCGACGGCTTCGCCGCGTTGCTGGCCGGTGTGCTCGGAGTCGGGCTCGTGCTCTCGCTGGTCACCGGTGACACGAAGTTCTTGCTGCTGAAGGAATCCTTCGCCACCGCGACCGCCGCGATCGTGCTGTTGCTGAGCTGCTTCGGCCGCACGCCCATGGTGCTCGTCGCCGTGCGGGCCGGCTCAAACGCGGCGAAACGCGCGGAGATCGACCGCCTCAGCGAGGAGGTTCCCGCTTTCCGGCGGGCGTTCACCCGGATGTCGGCGGTGTGGGGAGTGGCGCTGCTGCTGGAAGCCGCGCTCCGGGTGCCGCTGGTCTACACGCTGTCGGCCGACGTGATGAACGCGCTCAGCGTGATCCTGCTGCTCGCCGTCATCGGCGGGCTTTCGCTGTGGTCCGTCCGGTACGCCGGGAAAATCCAGGAGAAGCACGCCGCGACCGGGTGA
- a CDS encoding alpha/beta fold hydrolase, whose amino-acid sequence MKVGGFASSAARAEYEAVYDRGLAALPTPTGVHDIQTAFGVARVYRFGQPGGTPIVLLPGRAGTAVMWEPNLTALLGHGEVYAVDLIGEPGRSEQTVPIRDGADQAAWLTTVLEELDLPSVHLIGYSFGGWLAANLAVRAPERLKSLTVIDPVLTFGGLTPGLVVRATLTAIPVVNRWARPSFLNWISGGAEVDATDPVARVIDEGMRTYRIALPSPRLFTDEQLRSLRMPVLALIAGRSVIHDPDRAAARARELLPRGQVELWPSATHAIAGESAAEVNARVLKFLADCEAGT is encoded by the coding sequence ATGAAGGTGGGCGGTTTCGCCTCGTCGGCGGCGCGAGCCGAGTACGAGGCCGTCTATGACCGAGGTTTGGCGGCTTTGCCCACGCCGACCGGTGTGCACGACATCCAGACGGCGTTCGGGGTGGCGCGCGTGTACCGGTTCGGGCAGCCGGGCGGGACACCGATCGTGCTGCTGCCCGGTCGCGCGGGCACCGCGGTGATGTGGGAACCCAACCTCACGGCGCTGCTCGGACACGGCGAGGTCTACGCGGTGGACCTCATCGGTGAGCCGGGCCGCAGCGAGCAGACCGTCCCGATCCGCGACGGCGCCGACCAGGCCGCGTGGTTGACGACAGTGCTCGAGGAACTCGACCTGCCGTCCGTGCACCTGATCGGGTACTCGTTCGGGGGCTGGCTCGCCGCCAACCTCGCGGTGCGGGCGCCGGAACGGCTGAAGTCGCTCACCGTGATCGACCCCGTGCTGACCTTCGGCGGACTGACTCCGGGACTCGTCGTCCGCGCCACCCTCACCGCGATCCCCGTCGTCAACCGCTGGGCCCGGCCGTCGTTCCTCAACTGGATTTCCGGTGGCGCGGAGGTCGACGCCACGGATCCGGTCGCGCGGGTGATCGACGAGGGGATGCGGACCTACCGCATCGCCCTGCCGTCGCCCAGGTTGTTCACCGACGAGCAGTTGCGCTCGCTGCGGATGCCGGTGCTGGCCCTGATCGCCGGGCGCAGCGTCATCCACGATCCGGACCGCGCCGCCGCCCGCGCCCGCGAGCTTCTGCCGCGGGGACAGGTCGAACTGTGGCCGTCGGCGACCCACGCCATCGCCGGTGAATCCGCGGCCGAGGTCAACGCGCGCGTCCTGAAGTTCCTGGCCGACTGCGAAGCGGGCACGTGA
- a CDS encoding TetR/AcrR family transcriptional regulator codes for MPKRVDHEDRRRQIAAAVRRIAADRGLEGVSLNEVAAEAGISKGFVQHYFASRDDMLRFAATTLRGGIEERIATPLRVRDLLVALLPLDDAGRDDALVANAFLVRALKDPEIAGHFRTGHGLLRDAVAALIAAAQADGDLAQSVDPAAEAGLLLALVAGLGDAVLLGYQTGDEAIALIDLHLSRIAA; via the coding sequence GTGCCCAAGCGAGTCGATCACGAGGACCGGCGGCGGCAGATCGCCGCGGCCGTTCGCCGCATCGCGGCCGACCGGGGACTCGAAGGGGTCAGCCTGAACGAAGTCGCGGCCGAAGCCGGTATCTCGAAAGGCTTCGTCCAGCACTACTTCGCGTCACGGGACGACATGCTGCGGTTCGCGGCGACCACCCTGCGAGGCGGGATCGAGGAGCGCATCGCCACCCCACTTCGTGTCCGCGACCTGCTTGTCGCCTTGCTCCCCCTCGACGACGCCGGACGGGACGACGCGCTGGTCGCCAACGCCTTCCTGGTGCGCGCGCTCAAGGATCCGGAGATCGCGGGTCACTTCCGGACGGGCCACGGACTGCTTCGCGACGCGGTGGCGGCCCTGATCGCCGCCGCCCAAGCGGACGGCGATCTCGCCCAGTCCGTCGACCCGGCCGCCGAAGCCGGCCTCCTGCTGGCGCTGGTCGCCGGTCTCGGTGACGCGGTGCTGCTCGGCTACCAAACCGGCGACGAGGCCATCGCGCTGATCGATCTGCACCTGTCGAGGATCGCCGCCTGA
- a CDS encoding TetR/AcrR family transcriptional regulator, with the protein MARPKEFDERAAVGRAMDAFWARGYEGTSTQALCQATGLGRSSIYNTFTSKHALFMRALDHYAERGITARTALLEESGTGVERFRALFAYTIDEEVEHPGRGCLVVNTVAEFGERDPEIKARIDADTRRHIALLSACAKEGQLDGTIDARREPGAVAEFAHSTVAGLRLMSRRGAGRAAMEAVAAIAVDAIAAK; encoded by the coding sequence ATGGCCAGGCCGAAGGAATTCGACGAGCGCGCCGCGGTCGGGCGCGCCATGGACGCGTTCTGGGCACGCGGTTACGAGGGCACGTCGACACAGGCCCTCTGCCAAGCCACCGGTTTGGGCCGCAGCAGCATCTACAACACCTTCACCAGCAAGCACGCATTGTTCATGCGCGCACTCGACCACTACGCCGAACGCGGGATCACGGCCAGGACCGCGTTGCTGGAGGAATCCGGGACCGGCGTCGAGCGGTTCCGCGCCCTGTTCGCGTACACGATCGACGAGGAAGTCGAGCATCCCGGCCGGGGCTGCCTCGTGGTCAACACGGTGGCGGAGTTCGGCGAGCGCGATCCCGAGATCAAGGCGCGGATCGACGCCGACACCCGGCGGCACATCGCCCTTCTTTCGGCCTGTGCCAAGGAAGGGCAGCTGGACGGGACGATCGACGCCCGCCGCGAGCCCGGCGCCGTCGCCGAGTTCGCGCACAGCACCGTCGCCGGGCTCCGGCTGATGTCCCGGCGCGGCGCCGGACGAGCGGCCATGGAGGCCGTCGCGGCCATCGCGGTGGACGCGATCGCCGCGAAGTAG
- a CDS encoding Cmx/CmrA family chloramphenicol efflux MFS transporter gives MPLAVCVLGLSVFALGTSEFMITGLLPGMAADLNVGIPEAGLLISAFAIGMVVGAPLLAIATLRVPRRATLMALLVVFGLSHVVGALGSGYALLFATRVVSAVACAGFWAVAAATAVALVPVERRGRALAILVGGLTVANIAGVPAGTFLGQHAGWRAAFWAVTALTVIALIGVFALVPETQNGEDETDVATELRLYRGGRFWLALGVIALAQAMIFATFSYLAPLLTEVAGLPESWVPGVLSLFGLGALIGITAGGRLADARPFATLYGGLAVALLALVLLAVSGPATPVAIFAVFLFGVAGFGVNPALNVRAFAVAGNAPTLVGASTTAAFNVGNTVGPWLGGESIDAGLGYPSVAWVSVGLGVATVVALTFAAGVQRTDDTRLLREPVTQ, from the coding sequence GTGCCTTTGGCGGTCTGCGTACTCGGACTGAGCGTGTTCGCGCTCGGCACCTCCGAGTTCATGATCACCGGCCTGCTCCCGGGGATGGCGGCCGATCTGAACGTCGGCATCCCGGAGGCCGGGCTGCTCATCTCGGCCTTCGCGATCGGCATGGTCGTCGGCGCTCCCCTGCTCGCGATCGCGACGCTGAGGGTGCCGAGGCGCGCCACCCTGATGGCCCTGCTCGTCGTCTTCGGGCTCTCGCACGTCGTCGGCGCGCTGGGCTCGGGGTACGCCCTGCTCTTCGCGACGCGCGTCGTCAGCGCGGTCGCGTGCGCCGGCTTCTGGGCGGTCGCGGCGGCAACCGCGGTCGCGCTCGTCCCGGTCGAACGCCGCGGCCGCGCGCTGGCCATCCTCGTCGGCGGCCTCACCGTCGCGAACATCGCCGGCGTCCCCGCCGGGACCTTCCTCGGCCAGCACGCGGGCTGGCGGGCGGCGTTCTGGGCGGTCACGGCGCTGACCGTGATCGCGCTGATCGGGGTCTTCGCCCTGGTCCCGGAGACGCAGAACGGTGAGGACGAGACCGACGTCGCGACCGAACTGCGGCTCTACCGGGGCGGCCGCTTCTGGCTGGCGCTCGGCGTGATCGCGCTCGCGCAGGCGATGATCTTCGCGACCTTCAGCTATCTCGCGCCCCTGCTGACCGAGGTCGCCGGGCTGCCGGAAAGCTGGGTGCCGGGCGTGCTCTCCCTGTTCGGGCTCGGCGCGCTGATCGGCATCACCGCCGGCGGCAGGCTCGCCGACGCGAGGCCTTTCGCGACCCTTTACGGCGGCCTCGCCGTCGCCCTGCTCGCCCTGGTGCTGCTCGCGGTCTCCGGTCCGGCGACGCCGGTCGCGATCTTCGCCGTCTTCCTCTTCGGCGTCGCCGGATTCGGGGTCAATCCCGCCTTGAACGTCCGTGCCTTCGCCGTGGCGGGCAACGCGCCCACGCTCGTCGGCGCGAGCACGACCGCCGCGTTCAACGTCGGCAACACCGTCGGCCCGTGGCTCGGCGGCGAGTCGATCGACGCCGGTCTCGGCTACCCGAGCGTGGCGTGGGTGAGCGTCGGGCTCGGGGTCGCCACCGTCGTCGCACTCACCTTCGCCGCCGGTGTCCAGCGCACCGACGACACCCGTCTGCTCCGCGAACCCGTTACCCAGTAA
- a CDS encoding nuclear transport factor 2 family protein yields MPERTKATLDEFFRRMSTGDTDGATELFADSVAWDIPGATDLVPWIGPRRNRAEIREFYDLLDKGLIKDRFDVERVFVDGPHAVAVGRLRSTIRSTGKVIQTAFSLEFEVDDDGRITKYLMLEDSWHVANAVQP; encoded by the coding sequence ATGCCCGAACGCACCAAGGCCACCCTCGACGAGTTCTTCCGCCGAATGTCCACAGGAGACACTGACGGCGCCACGGAACTCTTCGCCGACAGTGTCGCGTGGGACATCCCCGGCGCGACGGACCTGGTCCCCTGGATCGGCCCGCGCCGGAACCGGGCGGAGATCCGCGAGTTCTACGACCTGCTCGACAAGGGCCTGATCAAGGACCGGTTCGACGTCGAACGCGTCTTCGTCGACGGGCCGCACGCGGTCGCGGTCGGCCGCCTGCGCTCGACGATCCGCAGCACCGGCAAGGTGATCCAGACGGCCTTCAGCCTCGAGTTCGAAGTGGACGACGACGGCCGGATCACCAAGTACCTGATGCTCGAGGACTCCTGGCACGTCGCGAACGCCGTCCAGCCCTGA
- the fabI gene encoding enoyl-ACP reductase FabI, protein MPGLLEGKRLLITGVITDASLAFHAAKIAQQEGAKVVLTGFGRLSLVERIAKRLPEPAPVLELDVTNQEHLDSLADRVREHVDGLDGVLHSIGFAPQSCLGAPFLDAPGEDVKVAVDVSAFSFKALAVATLPLLSPGSSIVGMDFDARVAWPVYNWMGVAKAALESVNRYLARDLGPKGIRVNLVSAGPMKTMAAKSIPGFSELEEGWGDRAPLGWDSSDPDPTAKSVCAVLSDWLPATTGSMIMVDGGVHALGI, encoded by the coding sequence GTGCCAGGACTGCTCGAAGGCAAGCGCCTGCTGATCACCGGCGTCATCACCGATGCCTCGCTCGCGTTCCACGCGGCCAAGATCGCGCAGCAGGAGGGCGCGAAGGTCGTGCTCACCGGCTTCGGCAGGCTGTCGCTCGTCGAGCGCATCGCCAAGCGGCTCCCCGAGCCGGCGCCGGTGCTGGAGCTGGACGTCACCAACCAGGAGCACCTCGACTCGCTCGCCGACCGCGTGCGTGAGCACGTCGACGGGCTCGACGGTGTGCTGCACTCGATCGGGTTCGCCCCGCAGTCGTGCCTCGGCGCGCCGTTCCTGGACGCCCCCGGCGAGGACGTGAAGGTGGCCGTCGACGTGTCGGCGTTCTCCTTCAAGGCTCTGGCCGTCGCGACGCTGCCGCTGCTCTCGCCCGGCTCGTCGATCGTCGGCATGGACTTCGACGCGCGCGTCGCGTGGCCCGTCTACAACTGGATGGGCGTGGCGAAGGCGGCGCTGGAGTCGGTGAACCGGTACCTGGCGCGCGACCTCGGCCCGAAGGGCATCCGGGTCAACCTGGTCAGCGCCGGTCCGATGAAGACCATGGCCGCGAAGTCGATCCCGGGCTTCTCCGAGCTGGAGGAGGGCTGGGGCGACCGCGCGCCGCTCGGCTGGGACAGCTCCGACCCGGACCCGACGGCGAAGTCCGTCTGCGCCGTCCTGTCGGACTGGCTGCCCGCCACCACCGGCTCGATGATCATGGTCGACGGCGGAGTGCACGCCCTCGGCATCTGA
- the fabG gene encoding beta-ketoacyl-ACP reductase, producing MGRSVLVTGGNRGIGLAIAKDLAAQGHKVAITHRGSGAPEGLFGVQADVTDAEQIDAAFKLVEEHQGPVEVLVANAGMTDDTLLMRMSEEQFTRVVDANLTGAYRVAKRASRGMLRGKWGRYIFISSVVGLTGSAGQVNYAASKAGLVGLARSLARELGSRNITSNVIAPGFVATDMTDELGEDRKKEILAQVPSGRYAEPSEIAAAVRYLASEEAGYVNGAVLPVDGGLGMGH from the coding sequence GTGGGACGGTCGGTACTGGTCACCGGCGGCAACCGCGGCATCGGTTTGGCGATCGCGAAGGACCTCGCGGCGCAGGGGCACAAGGTCGCGATCACGCACCGCGGTTCCGGCGCGCCCGAAGGCCTCTTCGGGGTGCAGGCCGACGTCACGGACGCCGAGCAGATCGACGCCGCGTTCAAGCTCGTCGAGGAGCACCAGGGCCCGGTCGAGGTCCTCGTCGCGAACGCCGGGATGACCGACGACACCCTCCTCATGCGCATGAGCGAGGAGCAGTTCACCCGCGTGGTCGACGCCAACCTCACCGGCGCGTACCGGGTCGCCAAACGCGCCTCCCGCGGCATGCTGCGGGGCAAATGGGGCCGCTACATCTTCATCTCGTCCGTCGTGGGCCTCACCGGTTCGGCCGGTCAGGTCAACTACGCGGCCAGCAAGGCGGGCCTCGTCGGTCTCGCCCGCTCGCTCGCGCGTGAGCTGGGCTCGCGCAACATCACCTCGAACGTCATCGCGCCGGGCTTCGTCGCCACGGACATGACCGACGAGCTCGGCGAGGACCGCAAGAAGGAGATCCTCGCCCAGGTTCCCTCCGGCCGGTACGCCGAGCCGTCGGAGATCGCCGCCGCCGTCCGCTACCTCGCCTCCGAAGAGGCCGGTTACGTCAACGGTGCGGTGCTGCCGGTCGACGGCGGCCTCGGCATGGGCCACTGA
- a CDS encoding MFS transporter, with protein MTTRIGEASPPVSERRVVGNVLRGSIGNLVEWYDWYAYAAFTTYFAKSFFPTKDTTAAFLGTAAVFAVGFLMRPLGGWMLGRFADRFGRRSALVLSVTLMATGSLMIAVTPTYASIGIAAPILLLVARLVQGLSVGGEYSTSATYLSEVATPGKRGFYSSFQYVTLYGGQLLALGLQLLLQAVLTEQQLTSWGWRIAFVVGALAAVVVMILRRGMDESASFEETKASGTGKDAGDKGTLRALIKYPKEIALVVGLTLGGTVSFYTFATYSQKFMENTAGIPRRTVTLILFCAILVAAILQPFAGKLSDRIGRRPLLMFFGIAGTLLTVPIMTLMGGTKQPVLAFLLMLAGLVIVTGYTSINAIVKAELFPTKIRAIGVGLPYALTVAIFGGTAELIAQALKGAGHESVFFYYVAGCVLVSLIVYGTMRETSKTSELDKKKRPEPELVSGREG; from the coding sequence ATGACAACCCGGATCGGCGAAGCGTCGCCGCCCGTGAGCGAACGTCGAGTCGTCGGCAACGTGCTGCGCGGCTCGATCGGCAACCTGGTCGAGTGGTACGACTGGTACGCCTACGCCGCCTTCACCACGTACTTCGCGAAGTCCTTCTTCCCCACCAAGGACACGACGGCGGCCTTCCTCGGCACCGCGGCGGTGTTCGCGGTCGGATTCCTCATGCGGCCACTCGGCGGCTGGATGCTGGGCCGGTTCGCCGACCGGTTCGGGCGACGAAGCGCACTCGTGCTTTCCGTCACGTTGATGGCGACGGGGTCGCTGATGATCGCCGTGACGCCGACCTACGCCTCGATCGGGATCGCCGCGCCGATCCTGCTGCTGGTGGCCCGGCTCGTCCAGGGACTCTCGGTCGGCGGCGAGTATTCGACCTCCGCGACCTATCTGTCCGAAGTGGCCACTCCGGGCAAGCGCGGCTTCTACTCCAGCTTCCAGTACGTGACGCTGTACGGCGGCCAGCTGCTGGCGCTGGGCCTCCAGCTGCTCCTGCAGGCCGTGCTGACCGAGCAGCAGCTGACCTCGTGGGGCTGGCGGATCGCCTTCGTCGTCGGCGCGCTCGCCGCGGTCGTGGTGATGATCCTGCGCCGCGGGATGGACGAGTCGGCCAGTTTCGAGGAGACCAAGGCCTCCGGCACCGGCAAGGACGCGGGTGACAAGGGCACGCTGCGCGCGCTGATCAAGTACCCCAAGGAGATCGCGCTCGTCGTCGGCCTCACCCTCGGCGGCACGGTGTCGTTCTACACCTTCGCCACCTACAGCCAGAAGTTCATGGAGAACACCGCGGGCATCCCGCGCCGCACGGTCACGCTGATCCTGTTCTGCGCGATCCTCGTCGCCGCGATCCTGCAGCCGTTCGCGGGCAAGCTCTCCGACCGCATCGGCCGCCGACCGCTGCTGATGTTCTTCGGGATCGCCGGCACGCTGCTGACCGTCCCGATCATGACGCTGATGGGCGGGACGAAGCAGCCGGTGCTCGCCTTCCTGCTGATGCTGGCCGGGCTGGTGATCGTCACCGGGTACACCTCGATCAACGCGATCGTGAAGGCGGAGCTGTTCCCGACGAAGATCCGCGCGATCGGCGTCGGTCTCCCCTACGCGCTCACCGTGGCGATCTTCGGCGGCACCGCCGAGCTCATCGCGCAGGCGCTCAAGGGCGCGGGCCACGAATCGGTGTTCTTCTACTACGTCGCGGGCTGTGTCCTGGTGTCGCTGATCGTGTACGGCACAATGCGGGAAACCTCGAAGACCTCGGAGCTGGACAAGAAGAAGCGGCCCGAGCCCGAGCTCGTGTCCGGCCGCGAAGGCTAG
- a CDS encoding response regulator transcription factor, producing the protein MAVRVLLVEDDAGVADALAEALQSRGHTVSHAIRGSDALHRHRAADVILLDLNLPDMHGLDVLRKVRQVSPVPVLVLTASGDERSVVRGLRLGADDYLTKPVRLAELLARMDAVVRRASVSAAPQDGVVRVEDVEIDLGARRVLVGGHDIGLTAKEFAVLAVLAARPGTAVSRQQLMDEVWGDAYLAVSRSLDVHLTQLRAKLDRPGLLTTIRGFGYRLGRD; encoded by the coding sequence GTGGCCGTGCGGGTGCTGCTCGTCGAGGACGACGCCGGAGTCGCCGACGCGCTCGCCGAAGCGCTGCAGTCACGCGGCCACACCGTCTCCCACGCGATCCGCGGCAGCGACGCGCTGCACCGGCATCGCGCCGCCGACGTGATCCTGCTGGATCTCAACCTGCCCGACATGCACGGGCTCGACGTGCTCAGGAAGGTCCGTCAGGTGTCGCCGGTACCGGTGCTCGTGCTCACCGCGAGCGGGGACGAACGGTCCGTCGTGCGCGGGCTGCGGCTCGGTGCCGACGACTACCTGACCAAACCCGTCCGTCTCGCCGAACTGCTGGCGAGGATGGACGCGGTCGTCCGCCGTGCCTCCGTCTCCGCGGCCCCGCAGGACGGTGTCGTACGTGTCGAGGACGTCGAGATCGACCTCGGCGCGCGGCGAGTGCTGGTCGGCGGGCACGACATCGGGCTCACCGCCAAGGAATTCGCCGTGCTGGCGGTACTCGCCGCCCGGCCGGGAACCGCGGTGAGCCGCCAGCAGCTGATGGACGAGGTCTGGGGCGACGCGTACCTCGCCGTCTCCCGTTCGCTCGACGTGCACCTGACCCAGCTGCGCGCGAAGCTCGACCGGCCGGGCCTGCTGACCACCATCCGGGGTTTCGGCTACCGGCTGGGCCGGGACTGA
- a CDS encoding sensor histidine kinase, whose product MRTRLLVVLVALALTVVAAFAIPLFGSTAAQRTQQLVIARNADVDRFVVLAQQAVDAADPTALAVDAARYSSLYGEAVVVVDARGVPLVETGGMTAAEPVVRSLVEAALRNQPAKGPEQLSPWSADPVHFARPVGTGTRVAGVVVLRASVTTAAADVAARWAAIVAGAVLVAAVFVLLAVLLARWMVRPLHELETGVQAVTEGHRAQVPERAGPRELRSLATSFNRMSDAVVESSEQQRRLVADASHQLRNPMAALRLRVDSLAAQVDGDGQRAYRATVAEVERLESLLDGLLALALAESAATRLAAGESGDEPCDLPAVLAERVDAWRPSAEDAGVGLAASEGHDEPVPVRCEESELAQVLDVLLDNAVHYAGRGATITTGYETGETTATLFVSDNGPGLSEEDRERATERFWRAGGDGAPRGTGLGLAIASQHVLARGGKLELREAEPHGLEVRVELPLAAGEKP is encoded by the coding sequence GTGCGCACCCGGCTGCTGGTCGTCCTCGTCGCCCTCGCGCTGACGGTGGTCGCCGCGTTCGCGATCCCGCTGTTCGGGTCGACGGCCGCACAGCGCACGCAGCAGCTCGTGATCGCGCGCAACGCCGACGTCGACCGGTTCGTCGTCCTCGCCCAGCAGGCGGTCGACGCCGCCGACCCGACCGCGCTGGCGGTCGACGCCGCGCGGTATTCGTCGTTATACGGCGAAGCGGTCGTGGTGGTCGACGCGCGCGGCGTACCGCTGGTCGAAACCGGCGGGATGACCGCCGCGGAACCGGTGGTCCGCTCGCTCGTCGAGGCCGCGTTGCGCAACCAGCCCGCGAAAGGGCCGGAGCAGCTCAGCCCGTGGTCGGCGGATCCGGTCCATTTCGCCCGTCCAGTGGGCACCGGGACCCGGGTGGCCGGTGTGGTCGTGCTCCGCGCGTCGGTGACCACGGCGGCGGCCGACGTCGCCGCCCGCTGGGCCGCGATCGTCGCGGGCGCGGTGCTGGTCGCGGCCGTGTTCGTCCTGCTCGCGGTCCTGCTGGCCCGCTGGATGGTGCGGCCGCTGCACGAACTGGAGACCGGCGTGCAGGCGGTGACCGAAGGACATCGCGCGCAGGTCCCCGAGCGGGCCGGGCCCCGGGAGCTGCGGTCGCTCGCGACATCGTTCAACCGGATGTCCGACGCCGTCGTCGAGTCGTCCGAACAGCAGCGGCGGCTGGTCGCGGACGCGTCGCATCAGCTGCGGAATCCCATGGCCGCCTTGCGGTTGCGGGTGGATTCGCTCGCCGCGCAGGTCGACGGCGACGGCCAGCGGGCCTACCGGGCGACCGTCGCCGAGGTCGAGCGCCTGGAGTCCCTGCTCGACGGGCTGCTCGCGCTGGCGCTCGCCGAAAGCGCCGCGACCCGGCTGGCCGCGGGCGAATCCGGCGACGAACCCTGCGATCTCCCCGCCGTCCTGGCGGAACGGGTCGACGCGTGGCGGCCCTCGGCCGAAGACGCGGGAGTGGGCCTCGCGGCGTCGGAAGGCCACGACGAGCCGGTGCCGGTGCGGTGCGAGGAAAGCGAACTGGCCCAAGTGCTGGATGTCCTGCTGGACAACGCGGTGCACTACGCGGGACGCGGCGCCACGATCACCACCGGCTACGAAACCGGCGAGACGACGGCGACGCTCTTCGTGTCCGACAACGGTCCCGGACTGTCCGAAGAGGACAGGGAACGCGCGACCGAACGCTTCTGGCGTGCCGGTGGCGACGGCGCCCCGCGCGGCACGGGTCTCGGCCTCGCGATCGCGAGCCAGCACGTACTCGCCAGGGGCGGGAAACTCGAACTGCGCGAGGCGGAACCGCACGGCCTCGAAGTCCGCGTCGAACTCCCTCTCGCGGCAGGGGAAAAACCATGA